One stretch of Nicotiana tabacum cultivar K326 chromosome 18, ASM71507v2, whole genome shotgun sequence DNA includes these proteins:
- the LOC107813161 gene encoding serine/threonine-protein kinase BSK7, whose translation MGCECSKLASCCWAGQNGPVHEAKNPDDEEKDEVSDLPTFREFTVEQLRIATSGFAVENIVSEHGEKAPNVVYKGKLENQRRVAVKRFNRSAWPDSRQFLEEARSVGSLRNNRLANLLGCCCEGDERLLVAEFMPNETLAKHLFHWETQPMKWAMRLRVALYLGQALEYCTSKGRALYHDLNAYRILFDEEGDPRLSCFGLMKNSRDGKSYSTNLAFTPPEYLRTGRITPESVMYSFGTLLLDLLSGKHIPPSHALDLIKDRNLQMLTDSCLEGQFSSDDGTELVRIASRCLQYEPRERPNPKSLVAALFPLQKETEVPSHVLMGISRNSETMALSPLGEACLRMDLTAIHEILEKLGYKDDEGAATELSFQMWTNQMQETLNSKKKGDAAFRHKDAKAAVECYTQFIDVGTMVSPTVYARRSLSYLMSDMPQEALNDAVQAQVISPVWHIASYLQAASLFAMGRENEAQIALKEGSVLEEKKNTTS comes from the exons atgggtTGTGAGTGTTCTAAACTTGCCTCGTGTTGTTGGGCTGGACAAAATGGACCCGTTCACGAGGCTAAAAATCCTG ATGACGAGGAAAAAGATGAAGTAAGTGATTTGCCTACATTCCGCGAGTTTACTGTTGAACAGCTGAGAATAGCTACTTCTGGATTTGCCGTAGAGAATATAGTTTCCGAACACGGTGAAAAAGCTCCAAATGTTGTTTATAAGGGAAAGTTAGAGAACCAGAGGAGGGTTGCTGTCAAACGCTTTAATAGATCTGCATGGCCTGATTCCCGACAGTTCTTA GAAGAAGCAAGATCGGTTGGTTCTCTCCGCAACAACAGGTTAGCAAATCTTCTTGGTTGTTGTTGCGAGGGTGATGAGAGGTTGCTTGTGGCAGAATTTATGCCCAATGAGACACTTGCAAAACATCTTTTTCACT GGGAGACACAACCCATGAAATGGGCAATGCGCTTAAGGGTGGCTTTGTATCTTGGACAGGCTCTTGAGTATTGTACAAGCAAAGGGCGTGCACTCTATCACGATCTTAATGCTTATAGAATATTATTTGATGAA GAAGGTGATCCCCGTCTCTCTTGCTTTGGTTTGATGAAGAACAGTCGAGATGGAAAAAGTTACAGCACGAACTTGGCATTTACTCCTCCTGAATATTTAAGGACGG GGAGAATCACCCCGGAGAGTGTCATGTACAGCTTTGGGACACTGTTGCTTGACCTTCTCAGTGGAAAACATATTCCTCCAAGCCAT GCCCTTGATTTGATTAAAGACCGGAATCTTCAGATGTTAACTGATTCTTGCTTGGAAGGCCAATTTTCTTCTGATGATGGAACTGAATTGGTACGGATAGCTTCAAGATGTCTGCAATATGAGCCACGTGagcggccaaatccaaagtcacTAGTCGCTGCTTTATTTCCTCTTCAGAAAGAAACCGAG GTTCCTTCTCATGTGTTAATGGGTATATCACGCAATAGTGAAACTATGGCTCTGTCTCCACTTGGTGAAGCTTGCTTGAGAATGGATCTAACTGCCATCCATGAGATTTTAGAAAAGCTTGGGTACAAAGATGATGAGGGAGCAGCGACTGAG CTTTCATTCCAAATGTGGACAAATCAGATGCAGGAAACATTGAACTCCAAGAAAAAGGGTGATGCTGCTTTCAGGCACAAAGATGCTAAGGCTGCCGTCGAATGCTATACACAG TTCATCGATGTTGGAACAATGGTCTCCCCAACTGTATATGCTCGACGTAGTCTGTCTTATCTCATGAGTGATATGCCGCAGGAAGCCCTTAATGATGCAGTACAAGCACAAGTAATATCTCCTGTTTGGCATATTGCATCATATTTACAAGCTGCTTCTCTTTTTGCGATGGGAAGGGAAAATGAGGCACAAATTGCACTTAAAGAGGGTTCTGTTcttgaagaaaagaagaacacaACCTCCTGA
- the LOC107811038 gene encoding calcium-dependent protein kinase 17-like gives MGNCCSRGQPDNNEHTNNNNDQTRQKSNTKNDQSISNNSQQQNHGSITPPKSPDPSSKPSKSSPIGPVLGRPMEDVRKTYSIGKELGRGQFGVTHLCTHKQSGEQFACKTIAKRKLVNKEDIEDVKREVQIMHHLTGQQNIVELKGAYEDKHSVHLVMELCAGGELFDRIIAKGHYTERAAATLLRTIVQIVHTCHSMGVIHRDLKPENFLLLNKDEDSPLKATDFGLSVFYKQGDVFKDIVGSAYYIAPEVLKRRYGPEVDIWSVGVMLYILLSGVPPFWAETEHGIFNAILRGHIDFSSDPWPAISHGAKDIVKKMLTIDPKQRLTAVQVLNHPWIKEDGEAPDTPLDNAVLSRLKQFRAMNNFKKVALRVIAGCLSEEEIMGLKQMFKSMDTDNSGAITLEELKQGLAKQGTKLSDYEIQQLMEAADADGNGTIDYEEFITATMHMNRMDKEEHLYTAFQYFDKDNSGFITVEELEQALREFGMTDGKDIKEIVAEVDSNNDGRINYEEFVAMMRKGTPETAANLKKRRESFVA, from the exons ATGGGGAACTGTTGTTCAAGGGGCCAACCTGATAATAATGAACatacaaataataataatgatcAAACTAGACAAAAATCCAATACCAAAAATGAtcaatcaatttcaaataattcTCAACAACAAAATCATGGTTCAATTACACCACCAAAATCACCTGATCCTTCTTCAAAACCATCAAAAAGTTCCCCTATTGGTCCAGTTTTAGGCAGACCAATGGAAGATGTTAGAAAAACATATTCTATAGGTAAAGAATTAGGGAGGGGTCAATTTGGTGTTACACATTTATGTACACATAAACAAAGTGGTGAACAATTTGCATGTAAAACTATAGCAAAAAGGAAATTGGTTaataaagaagatattgaagaTGTGAAGAGAGAAGTACAAATTATGCATCATCTAACAGGCCAACAAAATATTGTTGAATTAAAAGGGGCCTATGAAGATAAACATTCAGTGCATTTGGTTATGGAATTATGTGCTGGTGGTGAATTATTTGATAGAATTATTGCTAAAGGACATTATACTGAAAGGGCAGCTGCAACTTTGTTAAGAACAATTGTGCAAATTGTACATACTTGTCATTCTATGGGTGTTATTCATAGAGATCTTAAGCCCGAGAATTTCCTCCTACTTAATAAAGATGAAGATTCACCTCTCAAAGCTACAGATTTTGGTCTTTCTGTATTCTACAAACAAG GAGATGTGTTTAAGGACATTGTGGGTAGTGCATATTACATTGCTCCTGAAGTCTTGAAAAGAAGATATGGTCCAGAAGTTGATATATGGAGTGTGGGAGTTATGTTATATATTCTTCTTTCTGGTGTTCCTCCTTTCTGGGCAG aaactgAACATGGAATATTCAATGCAATATTGAGAGGACATATTGATTTTTCAAGTGATCCATGGCCTGCAATTTCCCATGGTGCCAAAGACATTGTCAAGAAGATGTTGACCATAGACCCCAAGCAGAGGTTGACAGCAGTCCAAGTCCTAA ATCATCCATGGATCAAGGAAGACGGAGAAGCACCAGATACACCACTTGATAATGCTGTTTTGAGTAGGCTCAAACAATTCAGAGCTATGAACAACTTCAAGAAAGTTGCTCTCCGG GTAATTGCAGGGTGTCTATCAGAGGAAGAAATTATGGGATTGAAGCAAATGTTCAAAAGCATGGATACTGATAACAGTGGAGCAATAACACTTGAAGAGCTAAAACAAGGACTTGCTAAACAAGGCACAAAATTATCTGATTATGAGATTCAACAGTTAATGGAAGCT gCTGATGCTGATGGAAATGGAACCATAGATTATGAAGAGTTTATTACAGCAACAATGCACATGAACAGAATGGACAAAGAAGAACATCTTTACACTGCATTTCAATATTTTGACAAGGATAATAGCGG GTTCATTACAGTAGAAGAGTTAGAACAAGCTTTAAGAGAATTTGGAATGACTGATGGAAAGGATATAAAGGAAATTGTTGCTGAAGTTGACTCTAATAAT GATGGTCGAATTAACTATGAAGAATTTGTAGCTATGATGAGAAAAGGAACTCCAGAAACTGCagcaaatctaaagaaaagaaggGAGTCATTTGTTGCATAA